The Algoriphagus halophilus sequence AGTTTCGGCTCGCCCATGTATTGAATGAGGGACTTTAGATGAGAAGGAGTGATGTACAATTTGGTAATACGGTGATCTTTCAGCGCATTAAAAATTTCCCGCTGGTCCTTTCTTTCATACTTACCAAGTAAATAGAGACTTGCCCCAACTGTCAGAGGAAGAACCGTCTCAAGCCATGCCATGTCAAAACTTATAGAAGTTAACCCCAACACCCTATCTTCATCACTAAGTCCTGGCTGTTCAAGTACCTGCTGGGTGAAGTAAAATAAATTCAAATGGGATAATTCTACCCCTTTGGGCTTACCCGTAGAACCTGACGTATAAATAATCAGAGCTGGATTTACGGGATCAAAGTTTTCAACTTTAAACAGCTCGTATTGATCAAGGATCTGACTGATTGGAATTGGTAGTTTCTTGGGTTGCAATTCACCCCAATTCACCGAATCATCACTCGAAATGAAATACTTCACGTCGGCATCTTCCAGCATGAATTTTACCCGTTCCTCTGGAAAATCCGTATCAATGGGAAGAATCCCTGCTCCAACACAGATTACTGCCAAAGCAGAAGCGATTAAATGTTCATCTCTTTCTAAATGGATTCCAATAATATCTCCAGGTTTTACGCCTTTGCTATGGAGATACCCTGCCAAATGCTTTACCTTTTTCCCCAATTCCTGGTACGTGAATTGTTTTTGGTTCACCGTCAAGGCCACTTTATTTTGAAACTGGCTTACTGAATCAAAAAAGTACTTTCCAAAAGGAATGAAGTCCAATTGAGAAACCTGCAGATCAATAGAAGGCTCTTCTACTTTTGGAGCATTGGCTTCGATCTCCTGAATGATCTCCTGAATCGAACGTTTTCTTTCTATCGTAAAAGCCTTGAGGTAATTGACAAAATCCTTTCCCGCATGATTGATGTACTCCCGGTCAAACAAACTTTTATTATAGGTCCACTCGAAAATGAATTCATCCGAATTCCCATAGAGGTTTAGTATAATTTCAAAATTTGCATAGGCTTTCGGATTAAAGGAAAGTTGATGGTCCAAGCCCACAAAGTCCACTTTGGCATCCAAGTCCAGATCAATGTTAAAAGTAATCGGAATCAAAGGGACTTTTGAGGAATCTCTTTTGATCGGAAGATCCTGAATCATATTTCCGAAACTCAAGAATTGATGATCCAATGCTCGGTTATAATTCGCCTTCCTTTGTTGCAAGTACCCTGAAAAAGGCAACGCCTTATCTACTTCACTTCTCAAGGGTAATAAATGCACACAATGCCCGATCAGACGGAGTCTGTTTAGTCCTAGCTGCCCGGATACTGGCATCCCTACCACTACTTCCTCCTCACCGGACCATCTGCTTAAAAAGATCTCAAATATGGAGAGTATTACTAAGTTCAAACTAACTTTCTCCTCCGAGGAAGTCTTCTTGAGTTGCTTTACAACTTCTTTTGGCAAAGGAAACCCGATCACATCGGAGTCATAGGTTCTATGGATAGGTCTGTCTTTGGAAATGGGTAATGAAAAATCCGGTAAAGGATTTGACAAATAATTTTTCCAATACTTTTTGGTCTCCTTATGTTCGAACTTTCTGCTTCTGTTGATCAGTTCCGCTGAATATTCTCCCAATAAATCCGGCTCTGGGAGGTCCAATTCCAGGCTTTGAACACTTTTGGAATATAATTCACTTAATTCCTCCAACATCAATCCAATTGACCAACCGTCGAATATGATGTGGTGTCCTGTAAAAGAAATTTCATGGAGCAACTCATTAATTTTAATCAGTTCCATCACATACAAGGGCCCCTGACTTAAATTAAAGTGGTAATTACCGATCTCTTTTGTATGCTTTCTAAAAAAACACTGCTGCTCTGCCTCAGTTAAGTGACTGATATCCCTGAACCTAATAGGCAGTTCGTAGGAAGAAAAAACCAACAGATTCTTCCCATTAGGACTGATAATTGTCCTCATCCCATCATGTCTCCGAATCAGCTCTAAAAATGCTTTTTTCAAACTATCAACCGAAAGGTTTCCTTTCAATTGAAGAGAGACAGATTCATTGTAAGCCATGTTGGCTTCCTTTCCTCCCATTTTACAGGCCAACCAAATTTCTGTTTGAGAGGGTGTAGTCTTAATCACCTTCTCAATTTCCATGGGTGCTTTGGTCAGCATGGATTGATTCAATGTCTGTTCTAATAAGTTATTCATAAAAAAATCAGATCAATAAAAATTAATTATTCTCTTTAGGTGAAACCCACATTGGGTTTCCTTCACTGTCTAACCCGATTTTCGCACCTGGAAATGGAGGGTTATGAGTATCCATTACCAGCTCTTCCAAATCTGGAAGATCTCCTCTCACTACATCATTTTCTATCATCAGTGCCAAGGCTTTTTCAAGCTTCACTAACGTTTGTTCTATATCTATTCGAGTATGCTTTTCGGTGAAATAACAAGGGATTCCCCGCATCATATGAACGCCTTCGTACCTCAACAAAACGAAAAGTAATGGGGTCGTAGAAGTAGGCTCTTTCTCCTTAATTCTCCAGATAGAGCGAAAATTAGCTGCCTCATAGGGGCTATTATATTTTTCGAAAAGCTCATTTACCCGTGCCACAAATTCATCTGTCTTTTTGGATAATTCATCTTGAAATCCCGGTCCTCTATCTTCAATCTCCTTCAACAATGCCACGGTAGCTGCTAAGACAAATGAATCGCCAGTATATTCTCCCAAGTCTTGGAGCATTCCGAACTGGCTTTTATGGATGGAGGAGGTGATTCCTGAATAATCTCCCAAAATCCCCAAATGCAAACCCTCTCCGATTAAATTTCCAAAAACCACTAAATCCGGTTTTGAATTCATTAAGTGGCTTACACCATTGGAGTAGGTATTAAAACCGGATAATACCTCATTCAATACCAGTAGCATATCCTCCTCAAGAGTTAGCTTTCTTAAGTTGTCCAAGAAAACTTCCAATTCTTTCGCATTCAAATCATCACATCGCACGTCAAATAATACAGTGCCTATTTCGGAGGATCGATCTTGGAGGATATCCAAAGAATCTTCCAAACTCCCGTTCAAGACGAGTAAGTCCGTATGAAAATGGTCCTTTAGGAAATCCAGGCATTCTGTATTACCCAATGAGCCACAAGGCAAATGAGTGTCACTACCTTGTTTGCTGCATTTTCTTGAAACGACTGCAATCAGTTTTTTATCACTGATGGATTGACATCCTGTAACCGCTCTCAACAATGCTTCAGAGAAGTGGTCGAACAAATAGGCATCCTTCACTTGGGTCAGCCTTTTAAATTTCCTGATCACCTCTTTTTCCTGATCTAAATGAGTCCCAAACTCCAAACCATCACTGATCTGTGTTTTCAATGCTTTTTTGATAAAATCAGCATTGTATCCAAACAATTTTGACCCATAGCTGAAATGCCAATCCAAATATTCATTCCCATCTAAATCAATCAACTTTGACCCATCGGAAAACTTGGATATAATTGGATAATTCAACCGCTTAGCACTCCATACCTGTTCTTTTTCCTCTTGCAAGCCCGCTCCCTCATGATGGGAATCGTAATAATCCTTACTTTTCGAGGTTCTCTTTTGGTACTTTTCTTTCAATTCATCAAAGAATTCCTGAGCCTCTTTACTTAGGTTAGCCGGATCAATTTCTTCCTCTACTGAAGAGGAGGAATCTTCCGATTGTGCAGTTTTATGGATTGCTCTTGGCTTTTCATACTTACTGATAGAATGTTTCACTCCTCCACCATTGGTCTGTAGTTGGGAAATTTGTGTTTGAATGGCATTCAATTGTTGTTGAATCAATTGAATCACATCACCCCCTACAGATTCTTCCTTCCGCTCAGCTACAGGCTCCTTCTTTTTAACCGCTGCTTTCTTAGGTGGATTAACTGGCTTAGGAGATTTCGATTGGATAAATGATAATAATGTACCTGGGGTATTTAACTCATCATTGATTTGCCTGAACGTGATCGTTACTCCAAACTCCTTTTTGATAGAAAAAGTAAATTGAGTTAGTACTAATGAATCAAGGCCCAGTTCAAAAAACGAGGAACCAATATCCTTACGCTGGATCTGAACCCCAGAAGCTGATTCAAGCATTTCTTTGATCTTCTCAAAATTATCCTGCGCTACCTCCTCCTCTTCATGAATGGCATCTTCCATCTGTCCATTTTCCTGGAGACCATTCAAACGAGAAGCATTTGCCAAGCTCTTAGAAAATGCCGGATTTAATAAAGCTCCTTTTTGAGTCCAGCAAAGCTTGGGTTCAAAAGAATAGGTGGGGATATCCATGAATGAAAATTCCCCTATCCCATTTAGTTTAAACTGATCTATTGTAGCCCCGAAGGAAATCAGTCTTCCAATTTGATTCATCAAATAGGTCAATTCATGCGCTTCATTTTTTCTGGAAAGAGTAGAAACAATTGCCCGGTCTTTTGCCTCAGCCTGCTGCTGCATGAGGCTTGAAAGCACATTTCCAGGTCCTACTTCTATAAAGTAAGAATCCTCTAATTCTTCAAGTAAAGCTTTGGCGCTGTCATGAAACAATACTGCATTTCGAATATGATCTACCCAGTATTCGATGGAAGTAGCCTGAGCATCAGTTAACCAAGCTCCGGTTTGGGTAGATTTTATGGGGATTTGAGGAATATTCAGCGTAACACTTTCCAATACTTTGGAGAAATCATCCAAAGCCCCATCCATCATTTTAGAATGGAAAGCATGACTCGTTATTAATACCTGGTTGGCAATCCCATACTCTTCCAGTACTTTCTGAAATTCTTCGATTACTTGATGCGCTCCGGAAACCACACATAAATTGGGGGCATTATGCGCCGCAATGGACAACTCATCTGGCAGAATTTCTTTAACGATATCTAACTGGGACCGAACAGATAGCATTTGCCCTGCCGGCAAATCGTAAATCAGCTTTCCTCTGTAGGCAACGACTTTAACGGCATCTTCCAAACTGAACACCCCTGCTAAATGTGCCGCAACGTATTCTCCAATGCTATGCCCACATAAGGCAACCGGATCAAATCCCTTATTGATCAGCATCTTGGCCAAGGCATAAGAAACTGTAAAAATGGCTGGTTGGGTTAAGTAGGTTTTGGATAAGTTCTCTTGGGTCCCATTGAAAATTTCTTCTTTCAAAGAACAACTTAAATAGGAGTCAAATAGCTTACAGCTTTGATCAAAGGCATCTTTGAAAACTTGATTGGATCTGTAAAAATCCTTTCCCATTCCCACATATTGCGAGCCTTGACCAGGAATCAAAAATACTGGAGTTTTAAATGCTCCTTTTTTATATAAAACCGGAATCAATCCATTTTCTACCTCCTCCAGGTTCTTAATTAATTCAGCTCTTTTTGTGGCGGAAAAATGAAGGTTCACCCCATAATTCAAATACCTATTGGTAAGGTTTGCATGGAGGTTTTGAAGATCCAAATCAGGATGTTCCAGCACATAGCCATGCAGTTTTTTCGCGTAATCTTTTACACTTGACTCAGATTTTGCTGAAAAAACGTACAGATTAGGTTCTTCTCCCTCTTTCGTGGTAATGGCTTTTTGTTCTGGATCTGCTTCCTCCAGGATCACATGAACATTCGTTCCACCAAACCCGAAGGAACTTACGCCAGCGATCCTCTTAGTATCACTAGCCCAGCTTTTGGTTTCATTGTTTACATAAAAAGGTGATCCTTCAAATTTTATCTCTGGATTGGGTTTTACAAAACCCAAAGAAGCTGGAAGTATCCGCTCATGTAGGGCATATACTGTCTTAATGAACCCTGCAATACCTGCGGCAGCTGTCAAATGTCCCACATTACTTTTTACTGATCCAATGGCACAGGTGCTGGATAAACCTTCCCCAAAAGCCATCTTTAATCCTTCTACCTCAATGGGGTCACCAATAGGGGTAGCCGTGCCATGCGTCTCCACATAACCAATTTGCTCTGGCTTTACTTGGGCATCCAAAATGGCATCTCTGATGGCAGAAGCTTCTCCTCTTACACTGGGGGAAGTGAAGCTTGCTTTTTCAAATCCATCATTGCTGATCCCAATTCCTTTAATAACTGCATAGATTTTATCCCCATCTTTTACAGCTTGTTCATAATCTTTCAGCAGAACTGCACCTGCTCCATCACAAAACATGGTTCCAGTAGCTTCTGAATCAAATGGTTTACAATGACCGTCTACACTGAAAATGGCTCCCTCTTGATAGCGTTGCCCACTATTGGCAGGAAATGTAATGGAACTTCCTCCAGCAATTGCTGCAGTACATTGGCCAGACCTGATACTCATCACCGCATGGGCTACTGCCAATAGCGAGGTGGAACAGGCGGTGTAAACACTTACAGCAGGTCCTGTTAAGTTGAGTTGGAAGGCCACCCTGCTTGCCACATAATCTTTTTCATTGAGGGACATGACCTGATTTGGGCCAAAGATTTCCGTTGCCTCATGATCAAAAACGATATTCCTGTTGTAATAGGTGTTATTATTGGTCCCTGCAAATACGCCTATTCTAAAATCCGGCCGGTTGGCAATCCACCCTGCCTTTTCCAACACCTCATGGGAAATCTCTAAAAACTTACGTTGCTGGGGATCCATGATTTCAGCCAATTTTGGATTCATCCCAAAAAATTTGGAATCAAACTTATCATAATCGGCTACTACCCCTCTTGATTTGATGTAATTGGACTCTTCTGCCTCATGTCTCACCAAAGGATCTATTTCCTCCAGGGTAAAGTGGGTAATCCCCTCTTTTTTGTTTTTGATCATTTCCCAGAAACCGGCGGTATCATTTGCTCCTGGAAATCTTCCAGACATGGCAATTACTGCCACATCTCGATTTTCGGAAGCAGCTTTTTTGGTAAGCTTTTCAGGACTATCCAAGCCTCCTTTTTTTTCTCCTTTCAGGAAAGAAATCTGCTTACCTAAGGTTGGGTTCTGATAGATCAAAGCCACTGGAAATACAGTTTTTAGCTGATCATTGATGGCCAATGAAAGTTTTTGTGCCAAAATCGAGCTTCCTCCCAATTGGAAGAAATTACTATCCAGGTTGAACTCCGTCTCTTGAAGGAGATCCTTCCATATCTCTGTTATTATCTCCTTATAATTTGTATCATCCTTCGTCTGGGAAACTTTCTGGTCTTTTTTTTCGGCCAGGGAATTCTTCAAAGCTTTTCTGTCAATTTTCCCGCTTCCAGTTCGAGGGAACTCGTCAATTCTGATGAATTTGTACGGAATCATGTATTCAGGAATGGATTTTCTCAATTCCTCTTTGATCTCCTCGATTTTTAGATCATTTCCAGTAGTCTTGTAGAACAATGCCACATAGTTTTGTCCATCCTTGAAATGGCCAATCACCACCGCATTCTCCACAATCCCGCTAATTTTAGAGGCATTTACCTCAATCTCTCCTAGTTCTACCCGATGGCCATTAATTTTAACCTGATCATCTACACGCCCCAAGAACTTAATACTTCCATCTACATTCCATTCCGCCAAGTCACCTGATTTATAGTACCGTTTGATTCCGGCACCATCCAGGTTCAGTTCCACAAATAACTTGTTGGTCAACGCTTCATTTTGATAATAACCTCGGGCTAAACAATCTCCGGTGATGTAGATCTCTCCGACCTTATCCATTGAGGTGATGGATTTCCCTTCGGGACTTACAATCAACATTTCCACGTTGGAAATTGGCCAACCTATACTTGGAAGATCTTCCCATTCTGAGGGTTCTCCTTCTAAATATTTCTGTGAAACAATAATGGTAGTTTCGGTAGGACCATACTGGTTGTAAAATCTGCAGCTTCGTAACTCCTGGAAAAACTCCCGAATGGTACTGCTTACTTTTAACTGCTCTCCGCAGGTCATGATCTCTCGTATGGAGCCCGGAAAAATTTTGTAGGATACAGCCGCGTTCGCTAATCCTTGAAGGGCAATAAAAGGTACAAACAACCTATTTATCCCTTTATTCTGGATGAATTGTAATAATTGATAAGGGTCTTTTAGTACCTCATTGTCCTGAATATACAAAGTACCACCACTTACCAACGTGGTAAAAATCTCCTGAAATGAAATATCAAAGGTCAATCGGGCAAAATGCAAAGTCTTAAAACCTGGTCCCGATTGAGAGTTTTCCAGTTGCCAGTTCACCAAATTGACCAAACTGGGACTACAGACCTCAATTCCCTTAGGCACTCCTGTAGTACCAGAAGTAAATAAGACATATGCCAAATCAGAGGTATAGGTAGGAGTTAACGTAGATTCTCTATATTTCCCCTCAATGGTTTTAATTGAAAGAGAGGCAAAATCCTCCGAATCCAGCCCTGGCAATCCAAAACGAACATTGGTTTCTGATACAATTTTAGCGAGTCTTTCTGTTGGCTGATCAAAATCCAAAGGCAGATAGGCCTTTCCCGCAGCCAATACTCCCAACATGTTAATGATCGTTTTTACAGATCTGGAACAGGAGATGGCTATTAGTTTTTCTTCCGGAGCCTCATTTCTGATTCTTTGCGCAACTAAATCTACCAGGATCTCCAATTTCCCATAGGTGATGAATTCGTCATGATGAACGAGTGCATCGTATTCTCTAAACTCCTCGAATCTCCTTTTTAAAAGATCAAAGATATTTGGTGTAGTTGAAGTTGAAAAGTTTTCCATCTCAAGAGACGTTTAAATAAAAAACAAATTATAGTCGGAGAGCTGAACTCAATATTCCAAATGAGATACTACCTCAAAGCCTCCATTCACTAAGCAGATGTCTTTGTTCAATTCTTGCAAATCTGCATGCATCATATCCTCTACAAGCATTTCCAAATCATATTTAGGTTTCCACCCAAGATTCCTTAATGCTTTGTCCGGTTTTCCAATTAATAATTCCACTTCGGTAGGTCTGAAATATTCAGGATCAACTTTCACTAAAATCTCACCTAGCTTGGGAAGCTCCTCTTTTCTTTTTCCGAGCTTTCCATAGGCTAGCTCATAATCAATGGAAGAAAGAATACCCATCTCCCCCACACCCACTCCAGCAAAATCAAGTTTGAAGCCTATTTTGGAGAATGCCATGCTCAAAAACTGACGAACACTGGTAGTCACTCCGGTGGCTACGACATAATCTTCTGGCTTATCTGCCTGTAGCATCAGCCACATCGCTTCTACATAATCTTTGGCATGTCCCCAATCTCTTTTGGCGTCCAGGTTGCCCAGATAGAGTACTTTCTCCATTCCCATTCCTATTCTCGAAACTGCTCTTGTGATCTTTCTTGTCACAAATGTTTCTCCTCTCAATGGGGATTCGTGATTGAAAAGAATTCCATTACAGGCAAACATGTCATAGGCCTCTCTATAATTCTTCACGATCCAGAATCCATATAATTTTGCCACAGCATAGGGAGATCTGGGGTAAAAAGGAGTCTTCTCCGTCTGCGGAATTTCTTGGACCAAACCATAGAGTTCAGAAGTACTGGCCTGATAAACCCTGGTCTTTTTTTCCATACCCAGCAATCTGACCGCCTCCAAAATTCTAAGAACTCCCAGACCATCCGCATTGGCTGTGTATTCCGGTGAGTCAAAACTTACTTTTACATGACTCATAGCTCCTAGATTGTAAATCTCATCCGGATTAGTTTCCTTGATGATTTTAGTTAGGTTCATGGAATCGGTAAGATCCCCATAGTGCATAAAAAATCTAGCATCAGCCTGATGTGGATCTTGGTATAAATGGTCGATTCGTTGGGTATTAAATGAAGAGGACCTTCTTTTAATGCCATGTACCACATATCCTTTGTTCAGTAAAAACTCAGCTAAATAAGCTCCATCTTGACCTGTGACTCCAGTTATTAAAGCGACTTTCATAAATAGTATTATTAAAAATTGATAGGATTATTAAACAGTGGACTTTTAAAATGCAATGGAATGCATTTTTAGACTTTTTTGATTTTTTTGGAACCAGTTATAGGTCTGGGAAATACCCTCTAGTAAATTCAGTCTTGGTTCCCAACCCATGGATTTTATTCTGCTGATATCCATTACTTTCCGGGGCGTACCATCCGGCTTACTTTCATCCCATAGGATATCACCTTCATGGCCCACTACACTTTGGACCATCAATGCCAGTTTTTTTATTTCTATATCGTAGCCTGTACCCACGTTGATCAATGGGTACTTCACCTCTCTTGTCAATAAAAACATGACCGCATCAGCCAAGTCCTCCACATGCAAAAATTCGCGTAATGGACTTCCTGTCCCCCAAAGCATCACCGGTTGATTTCCGTTGATCTTAGAATCATGAAACTTCCTGATCATCGCAGGCAACACATGGGAGCTGTTTAGGTCAAAATTGTCATAAGGACCATAGAGAT is a genomic window containing:
- a CDS encoding non-ribosomal peptide synthetase, producing MNNLLEQTLNQSMLTKAPMEIEKVIKTTPSQTEIWLACKMGGKEANMAYNESVSLQLKGNLSVDSLKKAFLELIRRHDGMRTIISPNGKNLLVFSSYELPIRFRDISHLTEAEQQCFFRKHTKEIGNYHFNLSQGPLYVMELIKINELLHEISFTGHHIIFDGWSIGLMLEELSELYSKSVQSLELDLPEPDLLGEYSAELINRSRKFEHKETKKYWKNYLSNPLPDFSLPISKDRPIHRTYDSDVIGFPLPKEVVKQLKKTSSEEKVSLNLVILSIFEIFLSRWSGEEEVVVGMPVSGQLGLNRLRLIGHCVHLLPLRSEVDKALPFSGYLQQRKANYNRALDHQFLSFGNMIQDLPIKRDSSKVPLIPITFNIDLDLDAKVDFVGLDHQLSFNPKAYANFEIILNLYGNSDEFIFEWTYNKSLFDREYINHAGKDFVNYLKAFTIERKRSIQEIIQEIEANAPKVEEPSIDLQVSQLDFIPFGKYFFDSVSQFQNKVALTVNQKQFTYQELGKKVKHLAGYLHSKGVKPGDIIGIHLERDEHLIASALAVICVGAGILPIDTDFPEERVKFMLEDADVKYFISSDDSVNWGELQPKKLPIPISQILDQYELFKVENFDPVNPALIIYTSGSTGKPKGVELSHLNLFYFTQQVLEQPGLSDEDRVLGLTSISFDMAWLETVLPLTVGASLYLLGKYERKDQREIFNALKDHRITKLYITPSHLKSLIQYMGEPKLEGLTIISAGEPLSRTLADSLLKVADSVFNIYGPSETTVFATIKKINASEEEITIGKPVKNSCVILVDEQGKLINIPGKMGEIWIGGTCVGNGYLNRPELTQERFVPSPFKGYDGKFYQSGDLGLWNEEGDLLCKGRIDHQVKIRGQRLELGEIESELAKDPLIKNAVVIKVLDANGEGMLRAHVSFVDGQIPDSKFSNWIDITKSKLSKKLASYMIPSEFVQQLSFELNSNGKIDRKLLERYRPTSVFTQAIDQEKEIKGSSTSILAVKKAWEQVLKRELLATNEDFFQIGGHSLLAVDLLSKLENHFKINLPLSTLFEFPTIEMLASHIEHCKKEENKGQSKCLVKIKEGDPNKVLLFIHGVGLNPLEINTLVDNLDEDQTIWGLQSPSILDASLAPLSTIEQIAQVYIEQIRIAGLQGPYHLMGNSLGGLIAFEMAKQLIKMGDQVQFLGMIDTIAFDTDSTPKGFFSKVSRLFKRIWYEIKFIVRDPGFYLSYRKKYLLEKRDNWRAKFQKNTNLFSRIKEIEHVNKEAWKNYVHEPVDVNITLFLANRRTFYVEDFKTFGWTPFAKEIKVIRMPGEHANMLKPPHGAEFTKTLQNILNSYTR
- the gmd gene encoding GDP-mannose 4,6-dehydratase, which codes for MKVALITGVTGQDGAYLAEFLLNKGYVVHGIKRRSSSFNTQRIDHLYQDPHQADARFFMHYGDLTDSMNLTKIIKETNPDEIYNLGAMSHVKVSFDSPEYTANADGLGVLRILEAVRLLGMEKKTRVYQASTSELYGLVQEIPQTEKTPFYPRSPYAVAKLYGFWIVKNYREAYDMFACNGILFNHESPLRGETFVTRKITRAVSRIGMGMEKVLYLGNLDAKRDWGHAKDYVEAMWLMLQADKPEDYVVATGVTTSVRQFLSMAFSKIGFKLDFAGVGVGEMGILSSIDYELAYGKLGKRKEELPKLGEILVKVDPEYFRPTEVELLIGKPDKALRNLGWKPKYDLEMLVEDMMHADLQELNKDICLVNGGFEVVSHLEY
- a CDS encoding type I polyketide synthase; this encodes MENFSTSTTPNIFDLLKRRFEEFREYDALVHHDEFITYGKLEILVDLVAQRIRNEAPEEKLIAISCSRSVKTIINMLGVLAAGKAYLPLDFDQPTERLAKIVSETNVRFGLPGLDSEDFASLSIKTIEGKYRESTLTPTYTSDLAYVLFTSGTTGVPKGIEVCSPSLVNLVNWQLENSQSGPGFKTLHFARLTFDISFQEIFTTLVSGGTLYIQDNEVLKDPYQLLQFIQNKGINRLFVPFIALQGLANAAVSYKIFPGSIREIMTCGEQLKVSSTIREFFQELRSCRFYNQYGPTETTIIVSQKYLEGEPSEWEDLPSIGWPISNVEMLIVSPEGKSITSMDKVGEIYITGDCLARGYYQNEALTNKLFVELNLDGAGIKRYYKSGDLAEWNVDGSIKFLGRVDDQVKINGHRVELGEIEVNASKISGIVENAVVIGHFKDGQNYVALFYKTTGNDLKIEEIKEELRKSIPEYMIPYKFIRIDEFPRTGSGKIDRKALKNSLAEKKDQKVSQTKDDTNYKEIITEIWKDLLQETEFNLDSNFFQLGGSSILAQKLSLAINDQLKTVFPVALIYQNPTLGKQISFLKGEKKGGLDSPEKLTKKAASENRDVAVIAMSGRFPGANDTAGFWEMIKNKKEGITHFTLEEIDPLVRHEAEESNYIKSRGVVADYDKFDSKFFGMNPKLAEIMDPQQRKFLEISHEVLEKAGWIANRPDFRIGVFAGTNNNTYYNRNIVFDHEATEIFGPNQVMSLNEKDYVASRVAFQLNLTGPAVSVYTACSTSLLAVAHAVMSIRSGQCTAAIAGGSSITFPANSGQRYQEGAIFSVDGHCKPFDSEATGTMFCDGAGAVLLKDYEQAVKDGDKIYAVIKGIGISNDGFEKASFTSPSVRGEASAIRDAILDAQVKPEQIGYVETHGTATPIGDPIEVEGLKMAFGEGLSSTCAIGSVKSNVGHLTAAAGIAGFIKTVYALHERILPASLGFVKPNPEIKFEGSPFYVNNETKSWASDTKRIAGVSSFGFGGTNVHVILEEADPEQKAITTKEGEEPNLYVFSAKSESSVKDYAKKLHGYVLEHPDLDLQNLHANLTNRYLNYGVNLHFSATKRAELIKNLEEVENGLIPVLYKKGAFKTPVFLIPGQGSQYVGMGKDFYRSNQVFKDAFDQSCKLFDSYLSCSLKEEIFNGTQENLSKTYLTQPAIFTVSYALAKMLINKGFDPVALCGHSIGEYVAAHLAGVFSLEDAVKVVAYRGKLIYDLPAGQMLSVRSQLDIVKEILPDELSIAAHNAPNLCVVSGAHQVIEEFQKVLEEYGIANQVLITSHAFHSKMMDGALDDFSKVLESVTLNIPQIPIKSTQTGAWLTDAQATSIEYWVDHIRNAVLFHDSAKALLEELEDSYFIEVGPGNVLSSLMQQQAEAKDRAIVSTLSRKNEAHELTYLMNQIGRLISFGATIDQFKLNGIGEFSFMDIPTYSFEPKLCWTQKGALLNPAFSKSLANASRLNGLQENGQMEDAIHEEEEVAQDNFEKIKEMLESASGVQIQRKDIGSSFFELGLDSLVLTQFTFSIKKEFGVTITFRQINDELNTPGTLLSFIQSKSPKPVNPPKKAAVKKKEPVAERKEESVGGDVIQLIQQQLNAIQTQISQLQTNGGGVKHSISKYEKPRAIHKTAQSEDSSSSVEEEIDPANLSKEAQEFFDELKEKYQKRTSKSKDYYDSHHEGAGLQEEKEQVWSAKRLNYPIISKFSDGSKLIDLDGNEYLDWHFSYGSKLFGYNADFIKKALKTQISDGLEFGTHLDQEKEVIRKFKRLTQVKDAYLFDHFSEALLRAVTGCQSISDKKLIAVVSRKCSKQGSDTHLPCGSLGNTECLDFLKDHFHTDLLVLNGSLEDSLDILQDRSSEIGTVLFDVRCDDLNAKELEVFLDNLRKLTLEEDMLLVLNEVLSGFNTYSNGVSHLMNSKPDLVVFGNLIGEGLHLGILGDYSGITSSIHKSQFGMLQDLGEYTGDSFVLAATVALLKEIEDRGPGFQDELSKKTDEFVARVNELFEKYNSPYEAANFRSIWRIKEKEPTSTTPLLFVLLRYEGVHMMRGIPCYFTEKHTRIDIEQTLVKLEKALALMIENDVVRGDLPDLEELVMDTHNPPFPGAKIGLDSEGNPMWVSPKENN